The following is a genomic window from Sphingobacterium spiritivorum.
GTGGACTGGAGTTTTGACCCTGAGATTGTACGCTCTATCTTTGCTCAGCTCAAGGAATCGGATATCTATCTGGAATATCTGCAGTCAGAAGACCGCTCTATCGCTACTGAAAAAGATATTATCAAACATATCTTTAAGAAAATTATTCTGAAGTCACCTAATATTGAGCAGACTTTTGAGGATAAATTTATCAACTGGCCGGTTGATAAAGAAGTACTTCAGGCATTGATCGCCAAGACTTTTAAAAATTTCAGCAGTGAGATTCCGCAACAAAATAAGCTTGCAGAGTTGACACAAAACTGGCTTGATGACAGAGAATTTGTGCTGGACCTGTTGGCAAATACAATCCGTTACGGAGAAGAGTATCAAAGTCTGATCGCTGCTAAAACCAAAAACTGGGAAGCAGATCGTATAGCCTTATTAGATACTATTCTCATGCGTATGGCCATCTGTGAGCTGATCAATTTTTCGTCTATTCCGGTGAAAGTAACCATCAATGAATACATAGAATTGTCAAAAGT
Proteins encoded in this region:
- the nusB gene encoding transcription antitermination factor NusB, with product MLNRRHLRVKVMQTLYAYSLSSDKQVKNYEKALLRSVDEVYEMYIWTLNLLDEVSEYVLIDAEGRANKFLPTEKDLSLTTRLNNNTFIESLRQNRDYLEGVKKYKVDWSFDPEIVRSIFAQLKESDIYLEYLQSEDRSIATEKDIIKHIFKKIILKSPNIEQTFEDKFINWPVDKEVLQALIAKTFKNFSSEIPQQNKLAELTQNWLDDREFVLDLLANTIRYGEEYQSLIAAKTKNWEADRIALLDTILMRMAICELINFSSIPVKVTINEYIELSKVFSTLKSNTFINGILDKILADLNQQGRIRKQGRGLKD